The Leishmania donovani BPK282A1 complete genome, chromosome 9 genome includes a region encoding these proteins:
- a CDS encoding ATP-dependent DNA helicase, putative: MDESQIRAATYPAGAALILQAGAGSGKTQTMAARIAYLLQSGVPGHSILGICFTRQAAETLRERVRSTLPPTLTREAHALKLKTFHAFGLECLRRFGALQSDTHVLDARQQYELARRVVDTYAQREKSSEAVTDLVDYVNRVKTMKVPPIPQSDPALQDAYLFPYYQKALHEERNAVDFGDLQQMFYDLIRPVPVTAFAASQGCGGGLDEQQPSQGEHQPQQQQQQGKMVPSDVCTALRAEYTHFVVDEFQDFNEIQVELLALLAGDACRVTCVGDPNQCIYTWRGAMPNVFGVWKKRFPQTAVLTLAMNYRSDGPIVEAANRVVKATQMAHHHREERAVTLVQCASEDDELQAVPLVINHVLRRRDAHLGYGDIAILCRSRRRVQLYCDVLQSQRIPVRQLKGMSVDHLASMRSLLAFLRLCVSPHGPEGDANVRTVLNTAPLHRLSAGAAKKFFLSLDSVCQARRAMEAARIRSWRHTIHVDNGSEVGADNGGAQGSRSEGLQPGAACTSVISGGCPVVATPGVHPESYSFFAVLQELVYHNFSHELFPKLEVSKKNQKNIRSVVRIVVHARELLAQPSCDVEQVLRYVLREGGYEGESMAAVAARTSTPSAATRGAKRARHSAAGWGSDRCADEASGRSSASAYQPRVGALLMEQCASQHNQRQQRYTSSSAAASCSSAGGGGGRWDRWRHGSRRSGAASGSDGVVDEDVLPPEEEAAVWQEQRMNLSELVLHTYHSVREALEREVAHELEKEGGGGEGRGEEASSRSRPSQASGNHSNSRTQLFSKATAADDSVSNFSAGSTTTTMTVMQALRPPAVVLHRVLDEFVSLVSSDDYGPMREIGNADDAAGAAAGAGTAGNSGRLPTSTSPHWIGQVTVGTVHRAKGMEWPAVLLPGCWVGEYPVRPREEEKRVFYVGMSRAMKHLVCFTAATRECRSGSGQAATTASVIDLPAQHTQSGTLEPTPYLAALGDKLERVNYADLKTAYLKEQGCL; this comes from the coding sequence ATGGACGAGTCACAAATACGCGCTGCCACGTACCCGGCGGGCGCCGCGCTGATACTGCAGgctggcgccggcagcggaaAGACCCAGACGATGGCGGCACGCATCGCCTACCTCCTCCAGAGCGGTGTGCCGGGACACTCCATCCTCGGCATCTGCTTCACGCGCCAAGCAGCGGAGACGCTGCGGGAGCGGGTGCGGTCTACCCTTCCTCCCACGCTCACCCGCGAGGCGCACGCCTTGAAGCTCAAGACGTTTCACGCCTTCGGGCTCGAGTGCTTGCGGCGCTTTGGTGCCCTCCAGTCCGACACGCACGTCCTCgatgcgcggcagcagtaCGAACTTGCCCGCCGTGTTGTCGACACGTACGCGCAACGTGAAAAGAGCAGCGAGGCCGTGACGGACCTGGTCGACTACGTGAATCGGGTAAAGACGATGAAGGTGCCGCCGATTCCTCAGTCGGACCCTGCCCTGCAGGATGCATACCTCTTCCCCTACTACCAAAAGGCTCTGCATGAGGAGCGCAACGCCGTGGACTTTGGAGACTTGCAGCAGATGTTTTACGACCTGATCCGACCCGTCCCCGTCACCGCATTCGCAGCCTCGCAAGGGTGCGGCGGGGGGCTggacgagcagcagccctcACAGGGCGAACACCAACcccagcaacagcagcaacagggAAAGATGGTCCCATCCGATGTGTGCACCGCGCTGCGTGCCGAGTACACACACTTCGTCGTCGACGAGTTCCAGGACTTCAACGAGATTcaggtggagctgctggcgctgctggccggCGACGCGTGTCGCGTGACCTGCGTGGGAGACCCCAATCAGTGCATCTACacgtggcgcggcgccatgCCAAACGTCTTCGGGGTGTGGAAGAAGCGCTTTCCTCAGACAGCAGTGCTGACGCTGGCGATGAACTACCGCAGCGACGGGCCCATTGTGGAAGCGGCCAATCGCGTGGTGAAGGCAACGCAGATGGCACACCACCAtcgcgaggagcgcgccgTGACGCTCGTGCAGTGTGCCAGCGAGGATGATgagctgcaggcggtgcCACTGGTGATCAACCACGTGCTACGCCGTCGAGATGCCCACCTCGGCTACGGTGACATCGCCATTCTCTGTCGCTCCCGTCGGCGGGTGCAACTCTACTGCGATGTGCTGCAGTCGCAGCGCATTCCAGTGCGGCAGCTGAAGGGGATGTCGGTTGACCATCTCGCAAGCATGCGCTCGCTGCTTGCGTTTCTGCGACTGTGTGTGTCGCCGCATGGCCCGGAAGGTGACGCAAATGTGCGCACAGTCCTGAATACCGCCCCGCTGCATCGGCTATCGGCCGGGGCGGCCAAGAAATTCTTCCTGTCGCTTGACTCTGTCTGtcaggcgcggcgcgcgaTGGAAGCGGCGCGGATACGGTCGTGGCGCCACACCATCCACGTGGATAACGGCAGCGAGGTTGGCGCAGATAACGGAGGCGCGCAGGGGTCGCGAAGTGAGGGCTTACAGCCCGGCGCTGCGTGTACCTCGGTCATCAGCGGTGGTTGCCCCGTCGTCGCCACGCCTGGAGTCCACCCCGAGTCGTACTCCTTCTTTGCTGTTTTGCAGGAGCTCGTGTACCACAACTTTTCCCATGAGCTCTTCCCCAAGCTGGAGGTGTCGAAAAAGAACCAGAAGAACATCCGCAGCGTGGTGCGCATCGTGGTGCATGCCAGGgagctgcttgcgcagccGTCTTGCGACGTCGAGCAAGTCCTTCGATACGTCCTGCGCGAAGGTGGATACGAGGGCGAAAGCATGGCCGCGGTAGCAGCTCGCACGTCCACCCCCTCAGCAGCCACGAGGGGGGCGAAGCGAGCGCGTCACTCCGCCGCCGGTTGGGGTAGTGACCGCTGTGCAGACGAGGCGTCcgggcgaagcagcgcttcgGCGTACCAGCCTCGCGTTGGCGCCCTTCTCATGGAGCAATGCGCCTCGCAGCACAatcaacggcagcagcgctatacctcctcctccgccgccgcctcctgcagcagcgccggtggaggcggcggtagGTGGGATCGGTGGCGCCATGGCAGCCGGCGGTCAGGTGCCGCATCCGGCagtgacggcgtcgtcgatgaGGACGTTTTGCCccccgaggaggaggcagcggtgtggcaggagcagcgcatgAACCTGTCCGAGTTGGTGCTGCACACGTACCACTCCGTGcgggaggcgctggagcgtGAGGTGGCGCATGAGCTAGAgaaggaaggcggcggtggtgagggtagaggggaggaggcgtcgTCGCGGTCTCGCCCGTCCCAGGCAAGCGGCAACCACAGCAACAGTCGAACGCAACTGTTTTCCAAGGCAACTGCTGCCGACGACTCGGTCAGCAACTTCAGTGCCGGGAGCACCACCACGACTATGACGGTCATGCAGGCTCTGCGCCCACCCGCCGTGGTGCTGCATCGCGTGCTGGACGAGTTTGTGTCGCTCGTGTCCTCGGACGACTACGGCCCCATGCGGGAGATCGGGAACGCGGAcgatgctgcaggagcagccgcGGGGGCGGGCACCGCTGGTAACAGCGGCCGCCTCCCTACCAGTACCTCGCCACACTGGATCGGGCAGGTCACTGTCGGCACTGTGCACCGCGCGAAGGGCATGGAGtggccggcggtgctgctgcccgggTGCTGGGTCGGCGAGTACCCGGTGCGGCCacgcgaagaagaaaaacgcGTCTTTTACGTGGGCATGAGTCGAGCCATGAAGCACCTTGTGTGCTTCACCGCAGCAACGCGCGAGTGCAGGTCTGGCAGCGGCCAGGCGGCAACCACGGCAAGCGTGATCGACCTGcccgcgcagcacacacaaagcgGAACGCTGGAGCCGACGCCGTACCTGGCTGCCCTCGGCGACAAGCTGGAGCGGGTCAACTACGCCGACCTCAAGACAGCGTATCTGAAGGAGCAAGGGTGCCTGTAA
- a CDS encoding cyclin 1, putative, producing MGAPHLNSIRACLAGSGHDAFSEPVTIDHLLSLVATPKTGVVSVAYVGTATYDLAESQAEQTSLLLQRGWTVRPIQVADPAVKAVNDGDAHFIQTAADIVLVSGGNTLYAVRRWEETGLARLLKDAAARQVVMAGGSAGAICWFTSGHSDSADPATYLQPSLKRAALKMGLIPQDQISKTEAELADLSTSWSYIRVRGLNILPGMLCPHFDVTQGNGVRREEDFTKMLKRHPTERGIGVDHWALLILKGDGTYESAALPGKTRVTTLGNTSPTSTVPGIFVLDVVDGAVQRRRVPTTGQLSDVLREPAGPVVLDPFERFHAMENPTSSSGSLMQR from the coding sequence ATGGGCGCGCCGCACTTGAATTCCATTCGCGCCTGCTTGGCCGGCTCCGGCCACGACGCCTTCAGTGAGCCTGTCACGATCGACCACCTCCTCTCACTCGTGGCGACACCCAAGACCGGGGTGGTGAGTGTCGCCTACGTTGGTACCGCCACCTACGACCTCGCAGAGAGCCAGGCGGAGCAGACATCCCTGCTACTGCAACGTGGCTGGACGGTTCGACCGATCCAAGTTGCTGACCCTGCCGTGAAGGCGGTcaacgacggcgatgcgcaTTTTATTCAAACCGCGGCCGATATTGTACTCGTCTCGGGCGGCAACACACTCTacgcggtgcggcggtgggAAGAAACGGGGCTCGCGCGGCTGCTCAaggacgctgcggcgcgccagGTCGTTATGGCGGGCGGCAGTGCCGGTGCGATCTGCTGGTTCACCTCGGGCCACAGCGACTCCGCAGACCCCGCAACGTACCTGCAGCCGTCGTTGAAGAGGGCGGCACTGAAGATGGGCCTGATCCCGCAAGATCAGATCTCCAAGACCGAGGCAGAACTCGCGGATCTCAGCACCTCCTGGTCCTACATCCGCGTGCGTGGCCTCAACATTCTGCCGGGGATGCTGTGCCCCCACTTTGATGTAACTCAAGGCAACGGCGTACGACGTGAGGAGGACTTCACCAAGATGCTGAAGCGGCACCCAACCGAGCGGGGCATCGGCGTGGATCACTGGGCGCTGCTCATCCTGAAGGGCGACGGCACGTACGAgagtgccgcgctgccgggCAAGACCCGCGTCACGACCCTAGGCAATACCTCGCCCACTTCAACGGTGCCGGGCATCTTTGTCCTGGATGTAGTGGACGGTGCTGtccagcgacgccgcgtgCCCACGACGGGGCAGCTGTCGGATGTCCTGCGAGAGCCGGCGGGGCCAGTGGTGCTGGATCCGTTTGAGCGTTTCCACGCCATGGAAAACccgacgtcgtcgtccgGGTCTTTGATGCAGCGCTGA
- a CDS encoding prefoldin subunit 2, putative, with protein MSVNTSASESSLTEEQIVQQYNRMRQEQSAIMSRIAELENESHEHDLVATELRPLNKDRCCHRLVGGALVELTVGEVLPDIEENLAAIREALGQLNKGLMEKEKQMDDFMTKHKLNRPGTNQAVTANQNNEGNRGVLA; from the coding sequence ATGAGCGTGAACACCAGTGCGTCGGAGAGCTCTCTCACTGAGGAGCAGATTGTGCAGCAGTACAATCGCATGCGTCAGGAGCAGAGCGCCATCATGTCCCGCATCGCCGAGCTGGAGAATGAGTCCCACGAGCACGACCTCGTCGCGACCGAGCTGCGCCCGCTCAACAAGGACCGCTGCTGTCATCGCCTTGTCGGTGGCGCGCTAGTGGAGCTCACGGTgggcgaggtgctgccggaCATTGAGGAGAACTTAGCCGCCATCCGCGAAGCGCTCGGGCAGCTAAACAAGGGCCTCatggagaaagagaagcagatgGACGATTTCATGACCAAGCACAAGCTGAACCGCCCTGGCACGAACCAGGCCGTGACGGCCAATCAAAACAACGAGGGCAACCGCGGCGTTCTGGCGTGA
- a CDS encoding cleavage and polyadenylation specificity factor 30 kDa subunit, putative, producing MFVDDAAGTHFDFEDTLPKEQPRTEKKLEICQDFQRGRCRLGDACPQRHIISAYRTVQTKVCKHWLRGACVNGDNCLYLHEYDNRYVPQCAFFERVGECTNPECPFLHTKPNESQPECAAYRRGFCPLGPKCRLRHVKRESACPYYLAGFCPLGPRCPLGHPIQERYDRDAVSKRILAKMIVERADDPTFNRSATCYRAGCFDPGHLAPDCPGPQHSVLHKALGEIQEPGQPTGGLESGGHGGGGGGSHRRCFLCDQEGHTVKDCPMNTHRNQHRAGGGGGPGAPHGSGGGAGMGSRRRLRREGGAGGGGGGSAGAGAGGGFGGGGGRRRPGRDHY from the coding sequence ATGTTTgtcgacgatgccgccggcACGCACTTCGACTTCGAAGACACGCTGCCCAAGGAGCAGCCCCGCACGGAGAAGAAGCTCGAAATCTGTCAGGACTTCcagcgcggccgctgccgtctcgGCGACGCCtgcccgcagcgccacatCATCTCCGCCTACCGCACCGTCCAGACAAAGGTGTGCAAGCACTGGCTGCGTGGCGCCTGCGTGAATGGGGACAACTGCCTTTACCTTCACGAGTACGACAACCGTTATGTCCCGCAGTGCGCCTTCTTTGAGCGTGTGGGGGAGTGCACCAACCCTGAGTGCCCTTTCCTGCACACGAAGCCGAACGAGTCACAGCCGGAGTGCGCCGCGTACCGCCGCGGCTTCTGCCCGCTGGGGCCCAAGTGCCGCCTCCGACATGTGAAGCGGGAGTCGGCGTGCCCATACTACCTTGCCGGCTTCTGCCCGCTAGGCCCACGCTGTCCGCTAGGGCACCCCATCCAAGAGCGCTACGACCGCGATGCCGTGTCGAAGCGCATCCTGGCCAAGATGATTGTGGAGCGCGCCGATGACCCAACCTTCAACCGCAGCGCAACATGCTACCGGGCCGGCTGCTTTGACCCCGGCCATCTCGCCCCGGACTGTCCAGGTCCGCAGCACAGCGTTTTGCACAAAGCCCTAGGCGAAATTCAAGAGCCGGGGCAACCCACTGGCGGCTTGGAGAGCGGCGggcacggcggtggtggcggcggctcccatcgccgctgcttcttgTGTGATCAGGAGGGCCACACGGTAAAAGACTGTCCAATGAATACGCACCGTAATCAGCACCGCGccgggggcggtggcgggccTGGCGCCCCacacggcagtggcggcggagctggaaTGGGTAGCCGACGGCGATTGCGGCGAGagggcggtgccggcggtggcggcggcggtagtgctggtgctggtgctggtggtggtttcggtggcggaggcggtcgGCGACGCCCCGGTCGCGATCACTATTag